From Halorubrum sp. PV6:
CGAGCGTTCAGGCGCGTCAGAGAGCAGTGTGATTGGCAGTGACGCGCCCTCTTGGCCCACCACGTTGAGCGCGAAGAGCGATCCGGCAACCCAGGTTCCACTGATCAGCAGCCACAGTGGAAGACTCGTGCCGATTTCGCCGGTCTGGACAGCAGTGAAAACTGGGCCAGCAAGCACGATCAGCGGATACAACGCGAACGAGAGCGAGAGCGGTGACCGACGGGCACGTTTCCAATCGACTGTGATGACGCCGACGACTGGCTGTGAGAATATCCGCGCAAGCCCGCCGAACCACGAGGACTGGTCAGTCGAGCGGTCGGCCTCGTGGGTGATGTGAACGCCGTCAGCGTACCAGAGCCACTCCGAGAGTCGGAACAGCGAGACAACCGCTGCGACAGCAAACAGGGCCGTGAATCCCACGGCACCGATCGCTCGGAGTGGAGAGGCCCCGATACCAAGCTCTATTGCTGCGAGATCGCCGAACCAATCGATCGGCGTCGGGGCGAGTACTCGATAGATTGGTTCCAACACTGACGCGAACGCATTCGTGAAGATCAACGCGAAGTACCCGATTCCAAACAGCAAAAGAAACAGTGTTCGGAGGCGGCTGAGCAGCCGCGATCGAACGCCGGCGTTTCGCACGCCCAGTGCGAGGAGAAAGCCGGCTGGAATCCCAGTCGCGAGGAGAAGACATAGCGTGAGCAACAGGGCAGGAATCGTAAGTAGTGAGCCCGCACTGACGGCAAATGCAACTGTGGCGGCGCTTCCGACAGTGAGGAAGAACACAGACCACAGCACGAACTCGGTGATCACAAGGCCAGCGATCACGTCTCGATGGGAGACCATCGTCAACAGGCCATCGAGATTGTCGGGACGAAGGGCGACAGCGTACGCGCGATACGCGCCGAATCCGACCACGAATATCCACCCATAGACGAACACCATCCGTGCCCATTCGATGAGCGGTTCGGCCTCGTTTCCGGCGACGAACCCCCCGGCAAGGTACGCACCAAACACGCCGCCGAGAGAGAATAGGAGCAGCATTACGGCCGCGAACGCGAGTGCCAACAGCTGCATCGGGTTCCCCTTCATCGTCCGCCAGCGACGTCGGAATTCCGTTCGGGCGATGAGCCGAGGACGCTTCGCCCGAGTCATTGGTCTGTAGCCTGTTCGTCCTGTGAGTCGGGGGCGTCTCCAGTACCCTCTGTAGCTGATCTGGGGGCGGCAGGTCCGCGTTCGGCGGTGACCGAGAGGAACACGTCCTCAAGAGTCGTTCCCTCTTCAGCTTCCATCCGCGCCGTCAGTTCAGCGGGTGACCCTTCAGTAACAAGGTCGCCTTCGTAGAGGACGCCGACGACATCCGCGAGTTCCTCGACGACCGAGAGGATATGCGTCGAGAGGAACACCGTATGGCCCTCCTCAGTGAGCTCCGCGATGACGTCGAGGACCGTCCGAGCCGCTCGCGGGTCAAGGCCACTGGTAGGTTCGTCGAGGAACACGACATCGGGCTCGTGGAGCAGCGCCTGAATCAGGCCGATCTTCTGGCGCATCCCCTTCGAGTAGTCGTCGAGCCGCTTGTCGGCGTCGTCGGTGAGATCGAACCGGTTGAGCCAGTCTACGATCCGACCCTCCATCTCGGTGGCGGGGATATCACGGAGCCGACCGAAGTATTCGAGCTGTTCGCGCCCGGTGAGTTCGTCGAAGACCGGGGGTTCCTCGGGGAGATAGCCGATCGATTCTCTGATCGCATCGCGATCCGAGACAGGATTCCCGTCGATCCATGCCTGACCGTCTGTCGGCTGGGTCAGTGATGTCAACATACGCATCGTCGTCGTCTTCCCGGCGCCGTTCGGCCCGAGAAACCCGTACACTGTGCCGTGGTCGACGGAAAGGTCGAGTCCGTCAACGGCGGACTCACTCCCGAATCGTTTCGTCAGGCTGCGCGTTGCGATAGCGGTTGAGTTTCGTGTCATCGTAGAGGGTCAATCAGTTTCGTATAGCAGTCGATCATAGAGCGATGCCTCCGACGCCGACACTGACGAACACCAACGCAATCACTATCGGAAATATCGCTCTCCAGGCCCGGTGGAGTACAAGCTGTCTCGGAGAGCGATCGGTGATGATGAGATCACCCGCGATGACAACCTCGTTCTGTTGGCGGTCCGTGTGCCCCGCAATCAAATACTCCTCACCGGGATCGATCCGGCGCTCGACGTAACGCCGCGTGCCAAGTCCCGGAATAATTCGCACCCATCGTGCGACCGGTTCAAGCGTGTCTCGCACGTCGACGAACCGTTGGATACGTTCTGGTGGCGTTTCGTTGGCAGCGACCGTGATGACCGTTGATTCTGTATCGAGTGCGAACCGCTTGGCTGATGGGACGATGGTGAGGGTCCCGCTCGCACTATCAAGGGTGAACGGACGTGTCGCCACGCCATCGTCGAGATGAGCCTGAAACCATGGAATTCCGATCCCGAACGGTTGCCGTTCGGTAACCTCGTACTCGAACCCTAGACATTGCGATCCCGTAAACGGTGCCGAAAGCGTCTCGCTCGCTTCGTTCGTCACGCCGCGGCAAACGACAAAAGACCCGCTATCCGTCACCTCGCTCGGGTCCTTCACAGTGGCTCGGAGAATACTTGGGACAGTCGCGAGCGGCCGAAGTCCGTACCAGCCGATAGCTAAACCGAGGGCAATAAATCCAACTCCGCCAACAGGGTAGAGCATCAATCGGAGGGGTACTACCTGTCGAACGTGGAGCTGTACTCAGCCGTCGTCACATCCGACTGAGGCAGTTTCTCATCTGCCCAAACGGGTGGCCGATTGAAAATGTGGAACAGCGTCACCGACATGAGCAGTATCAGTTGCTCACAGCGGAGCCGTGGAGTTTTGAGGAGGGCCATATCCAATATGATTGTGAGATGTATAAATAATGACTGGATGGCCGAAGCCAGCAAACCGGGAGAAAAGGTACAGCATTCGGGCTCTGTTGGACTCCTTAGGAAGTGACTGACTAGGACTACGCCACTTCTATGTTGAACAGCGACGGCTCTATTGAAATCCTCAGCAATTGATACATTCTGACCCAGCTGCGATCAATACAGACGGTGGGCTTACCATCTCCTAACGTCACCTGATAGTACATGAGCGGGGAAAGCGAGACAGGAACGAGCGGGAAAGACACGGGAATAGGGATGGCGATTGGACTTGCGATTGGGGTCGCTATCGGTTCTGCTACAAATAATATCGGACTGTGGCTCGCTATCGGAGTGGCAATTGGTGCTGCAATTGGTGCCGGACTAAGTAACCGTGAATAGAACTGTATAATTCTTGATTGTAGGCAGATCTGCTGACCGGCTGTTTCACACGAGAACCTATCTGAAGAATAGGATTTCAACAGAGCCAGAATGAACTAAATTTTTGTGATTTGACAAACTGGTATCTTACGGCGTCACGATCAGGTCAAACCGATAGATCGCGTCTTCGTACTCG
This genomic window contains:
- a CDS encoding ABC transporter ATP-binding protein, whose product is MTRNSTAIATRSLTKRFGSESAVDGLDLSVDHGTVYGFLGPNGAGKTTTMRMLTSLTQPTDGQAWIDGNPVSDRDAIRESIGYLPEEPPVFDELTGREQLEYFGRLRDIPATEMEGRIVDWLNRFDLTDDADKRLDDYSKGMRQKIGLIQALLHEPDVVFLDEPTSGLDPRAARTVLDVIAELTEEGHTVFLSTHILSVVEELADVVGVLYEGDLVTEGSPAELTARMEAEEGTTLEDVFLSVTAERGPAAPRSATEGTGDAPDSQDEQATDQ